One window of Theropithecus gelada isolate Dixy chromosome 4, Tgel_1.0, whole genome shotgun sequence genomic DNA carries:
- the LOC112622160 gene encoding mucin-22-like translates to MRRGNISPAFWFLWLLLFGLLGPSSENTTDFTEGSDTTTASITGSETTTASTMASTMALTAGSKITTDSTTGSETNTASTTDLGTARASTRTFTTGSDTTTASTAGSETIVASTAVSETTTSSSIASTTVPETTMASSTTSTAGSETTMASTITSETTMASTTSSETATVSTTGSETTTTSTAGPGATKVSTTGSETTTASTAGSETTSSTSTAGSEATTTSTADSKVITASSMSSETTMASTAGSNTTTASTTGSETTTVPIKASETTTASTAGSETTTSTPTGSQTTIVSISGSEITTTSTAGSETTTVSSAGSETTTIFTAGSETTTVSTTGTETTMVSTMGSEITTNSTASSETTTVSTVGSETTVTSTSGSETTTVSTSGSGTTMASTTGSETTTASTADSETTAASTTGSETTMASIIMSSETTAASTTGSETTKISNASSEMTTVFTAGSETITASTMGSETTMASTINFETTGVSTIGSETTTASTADSETTTASTAHSDTTTASTAHSETTTASTAHSETTAASAKDSETNIASTEDSESTSASTTGFETTTASTTGSETTMTSTMGSEATMASTIGPETTKVSTASSKMITFSAEGSQTTTASTTGSGTTTDSNTSPETTTASTMGSETITDSTTGSETITASTEGSETTTVSTTGSETITASTEGSETTTVSATGSETTTVSTTGSETTTVSTTGLETTITTIEGSEMTIVSTTGAETTTASTEGSGTTAASTAGSETTTVSTADSENTTASTAYFETTMASTTSSETTTASTEGSETTTVSTTGFETTMISTTGSVTTITSTEGSETTTVSATGSETTTVSIEGSETTTVSSTGSETTKVSITGSETTTTSTESSEMTTVSITGSEITTVSITGSETTTASTEGSETTSTSTTGSETTTSSTTSSETTMASTMGSETIMVSTIGSETTKVSTASSKMTTVFTENSETTIASTTGSETTTVSTPGFETIPASTAGSETTITSTEGSDATTVSTTGSETTTASTEGSETTTVTTTGSETPTIYNTGSETTTASTAGSETTATSTEGSETTTVSAEGSETTTVTTMGSETTTASTAGSETTTDSTTGSETTTISTTGLETTMVSTTGSETTITPTEGSETTTVTTAGSESTTVYTTGSETTTISTEGSETTTVSTMGSETTTASPAGLETTTVSTTGSGTTTASTAGSETTTVYTTGSETTTTSTEGSETTTVSTTGSETTTTSTTGSVMTAIATTVSETTMVSTIGSETTTSSAAGSDATTTSTEGSETTMASTAGSEISTACTTGSETSTSSSAGSQTNTAFIIGSETTIASTASFEPIATSLAGSETATVSITASGATAASTTVSATTFVSTKATDVSIQPITNTAVSGIKTTGTRPTASSSVTMTSGMDSTASAASHIVPGIVPNTSGLDTSTRGASSTTSAPGVRTTTGSTREPTSSTSQETGPVSTGTNTVSMSHMPTNVIKPSGYLQPWAIILISLATVVAGVGLSVGLSFCLRDLFFPLRNCVYYPHGHSHGLGLDLDLGLGSGTFHSLGNALVHGGELEMGHGGTCGFGHGVGHGLSHIHGDGYGVNHGGRYGHGGGHGGDHGVDHRGSHQEGHGRTRWLWP, encoded by the exons ATGAGAAGAGGAAACATTTCTCCAGCCTTCTGGTTCCTGTGGCTGCTTCTCTTTGGACTTCTGGGACCCA GTTCTGAGAATACCACAGACTTCACAGAAGGCTCTGACACCACCACAGCCTCCATCACAGGCTCTGAgaccaccacagcctccaccatGGCCTCTACTATGGCCTTAACTGCAGGCTCTAAGATCACCACAGACTCTACCACAGGCTCTGAGACCAACACGGCCTCCACCACAGACTTAGGGACTGCTAGAGCCTCCACTAGGACCTTCACCACAGGCTCTGACACAACCACAGCCTCCACTGCAGGCTCTGAAACTATCGTGGCCTCCACCGCAGTCTCTGAGACCACAACATCCTCTTCTATAGCCTCTACTACAGTCCCTGAGACTACCATGGCCTCCAGCACAACCTCCACTGCAGGCTCTGAGACAACGATGGCCTCCACCATAACTTCTGAAACCACCATGGCCTCCACCACAAGTTCTGAGACTGCCACCGTCTCTACCACAGGCTCTGagaccaccaccacctccactgcAGGCCCTGGGGCCACTAAAGTCTCTACCACAGGCTCTGAAACCACCACAGCATCTACTGCAGGTTCTGagaccacctcctccacctccacggCAGGCTCTGAGGCCACCACAACCTCAACTGCAGACTCCAAGGTAATCACGGCATCCAGCATGAGCTCTGAGACCACTATGGCCTCCACTGCAGGCTCTAACACCACCACAGCCTCTACCACAGGCTCTGAGACCACTACAGTCCCTATTAAAGCCTCTGAGACCACTACAGCCTCTACAGCAGGTTCTGAGACCACCACCTCCACTCCCACAGGCTCTCAGACCACCATAGTCTCTATTTCAGGTTCTGagatcaccaccacctccacggCAGGATCTGAGACTACCACAGTCTCTAGTGCAGGCTCTGAGACAACCACCATCTTCACTGCAGGCTCTGAGACCACTACAGTCTCTACCACAGGCACTGAGACCACCATGGTCTCCACCATGGGCTCAGAGATCACCACAAACTCTACTGCAAGCTCTGAGACCACCACAGTCTCCACCGTGGGCTCTGAGACCACCGTAACCTCTACTTCAGGCTCTGAGACCACCACGGTCTCAACTTCAGGCTCTGGAACCACCATGGCTTCTACCACAGGCTCTGAGACCACCACAGCCTCTACTGCAGATTCTGAgaccactgcagcctctactaCAGGCTCTGAGACCACCATGGCATCCATCATCATGAGCTCTGAgaccactgcagcctctaccacAGGCTCTGAGACCACCAAGATCTCCAACGCAAGCTCTGAGATGACCACAGTCTTCACTGCAGGCTCAGAGACCATCACAGCCTCTACCATGGGCTCTGAGACAACCATGGCATCCACCATAAACTTTGAGACCACTGGAGTCTCTACCATAGGCTCTGAGACCACAACAGCCTCTACTGCAGACTCTGAGACCACAACAGCCTCTACTGCACATTCTGATACCACAACAGCCTCTACTGCACATTCTGAGACCACAACAGCCTCTACTGCGCATTCTGAgaccactgcagcctctgctaaaGATTCTGAAACCAACATAGCATCTACTGAAGATTCTGAGAGTACCTCAGCCTCTACTACAGGGTTTGAGACAACCACAGCCTCTACTACAGGCTCTGAGACCACTATGACATCCACCATGGGCTCTGAGGCCACTATGGCCTCTACCATAGGCCCTGAGACCACCAAGGTTTCCACTGCAAGCTCTAAGATGATCACATTCTCTGCTGAAGGCTCTCAGACCACCACAGCCTCTACCACAGGCTCTGGGACCACCACAGACTCTAATACCAGCCCTGAGACCACCACAGCTTCCACCATGGGCTCTGAGACCATCACAGATTCTACCACAGGCTCTGAGACCATCACAGCCTCTACTGAAGGCTCTGAGACCACTACAGTCTCTACCACAGGCTCTGAGACCATCACAGCCTCTACTGAAGGCTCTGAGACCACTACAGTCTCTGCCACAGGCTCTGAGACCACTACAGTCTCTACCACAGGCTCTGAGACCACTACAGTTTCAACCACAGGCTTGGagaccaccatcactaccattgAAGGCTCTGAGATGACTATAGTCTCCACCACAGGCGCTGAGACCACCACAGCCTCTACTGAAGGTTCTGGgaccactgcagcctccactgcagGCTCTGAGACCACCACAGTCTCTACTGCAGATTCTGAGAACACCACAGCATCGACTGCATATTTTGAGACCACCATGGCCTCTACTACAAGCTCTGAAACCACCACAGCCTCTACTGAAGGCTCTGAGACCACTACAGTCTCCACCACAGGCTTTGAGACCACCATGATCTCTACCACAGGCTCTGTGACTACCATCACCTCTACTGAAGGCTCTGAGACTACTACAGTATCTGCCACAGGCTCTGAGACCACCACAGTCTCTATTGAAGGCTCTGAGACAACTACAGTCTCCAGCACAGGCTCTGAGACCACTAAAGTTTCTATCACTGGCTCAGAGACCACTACCACTTCTACTGAAAGCTCTGAGATGACTACAGTCTCCATCACAG GCTCTGAGATAACTACAGTCTCCATCACAGGCTCTGAGACCACCACAGCCTCTACTGAAGGCTCCGAGACCACCTCAACCTCTACTACAGGCTCTGAGACCACCACATCCTCTACTACAAGCTCTGAGACCACTATGGCATCCACCATGGGCTCTGAGACCATTATGGTCTCTACCATAGGCTCTGAGACCACCAAGGTCTCCACTGCAAGCTCTAAAATGACCACAGTCTTCACCGAAAACTCTGAGACCACCATAGCCTCTACCACAGGCTCTGAGACCACCACAGTCTCCACTCCAGGCTTTGAGACCATCCCAGCCTCTACAGCAGGCTCTGAGACCACCATCACCTCTACTGAAGGCTCTGATGCCACTACAGTCTCTACCACAGGCTCTGAGACCACCACAGCCTCTACTGAAGGCTCTGAGACCACTACAGTCACTACCACAGGCTCTGAGACCCCAACAATCTATAACACAGGTTCTGAGACCACCACAGCCTCTACTGCAGGCTCTGAGACAACCGCCACCTCTACTGAAGGCTCTGAGACCACCACAGTCTCTGCTGAAGGCTCTGAGACCACTACAGTCACTACTATGGGCTCTGAGACCACCACGGCCTCTACTGCAGGCTCTGAGACCACCACCGATTCTACCACAGGCTCTGAGACCACTACAATCTCCACCACAGGCTTGGAGACCACTATGGTCTCTACCACAGGCTCTGAGACTACCATCACCCCTACTGAGGGTTCTGAGACCACTACAGTCACTACTGCAGGCTCTGAGTCCACAACAGTCTATACCACAGGCTCTGAGACTaccaccatctctactgaagGCTCTGAGACTACCACAGTCTCTACCATGGGCTCTGAGACCACCACAGCCTCTCCCGCAGGTTTGGAGACCACCACAGTCTCCACCACAGGCTCTGGGACCACCACAGCCTCTACTGCAGGCTCTGAGACCACAACAGTCTATACCACAGGCTCTGAGACTACCACCACCTCTACTGAAGGCTCTGAGACCACTACAGTTTCTACCACAGGCTCTGAGACCACCACAACCTCTACCACAGGCTCTGTGATGACTGCAATAGCTACCACAGTCTCTGAGACCACCATGGTCTCTACCATAGGCTCTGAGACCACCACATCCTCTGCTGCAGGCTCTGATGCCACCACCACCTCTACTGAAGGCTCTGAGACCACCATGGCCTCCACAGCAGGCTCGGAGATCAGCACAGCCTGTACCACAGGTTCTGAGACCTCCACATCCTCCAGTGCAGGCTCTCAGACCAACACTGCCTTCATCATAGGCTCTGAGACCACCATAGCTTCCACTGCAAGCTTTGAGCCCATTGCAACTTCCCTCGCAGGCTCTGAGACCGCCACAGTGTCTATCACAGCTTCTGgggccactgcagcctccaccactgTCTCTGCCACCACTTTTGTATCCACCAAGGCCACTGACGTTTCTATTCAGCCCATCACCAACACAGCTGTGTCAG GCATCAAGACCACTGGAACCAGACCCACCGCCTCCAGCTCTGTCACCATGACCTCTGGAATGGACTCCACGGCCTCTGCTGCCAGCCATATTGTGCCAGGAATAGTCCCAAACACCTCTGGCCTGGATACATCTACTAGGGGAGCATCATCTACCACCTCAGCCCCTGGCGTCAGGACCACCACAGGATCCACCCGTGAGCCAACTAGCAGCACCTCCCAGGAAACAGGCCCAGTGTCCACAGGCACGAACACAGTTAGCATGAGCCACATGCCCACAAACGTGATCAAACCAAGTGGATATTTACAGCCCTGGGCTATCATCCTCATTTCCCTGGCTACAGTCGTGGCTGGTGTTGGATTGTCAGTAGGACTGAGTTTTTGTCTG agagacCTTTTCTTCCCCCTGAGGAATTGTGTTTATTACCCCCATGGCCACAGCCATGGCCTTGGTCTGGACCTGGACTTGGGCCTGGGCTCTGGGACATTCCACAGCCTGGGAAATGCTCTGGTTCATGGAGGAGAACTTGAAATGGGACATGGAGGAACATGTGGCTTTGGACATGGAGTGGGCCATGGACTGAGCCACATCCATGGAGATGGCTACGGAGTGAATCATGGCGGGCGTTATGGACATGGAGGAGGCCACGGAGGAGACCATGGAGTGGATCACAGAGGAAGCCACCAAGAAGGCCATGGCAGGACAAGATGGCTGTGGCCATAG